From the genome of Streptomyces sp. SID8374:
CAGGGTGAGCGGGACGGCGGCCGTGTCCACCGTGCCGGGGCGCAAGGTGAGGGCCGGCTTGGTGGTGAAGGCGGGGGCCGTCCGGTCGGCGATGACCGTGGCCGCCGCCGAGGTGGTGACCTTGCCCGACTGGTGGGTGGCCCGCACCTGCACGGAGTGCTTGCCGGCCGCGAGGGTGGCCGGGGCCGAGGTGACGTTGCCGGCGACGGTGGCCACCGGCTTGCCGCCGACGAGGAGCTCGTACTGCTTGACGAAGGCGGCGGGGGTGGCCGACTTCCAGCTGACGGTGATCGCCGACTTGGTGTGGTACGTGGCGCCGGAGGCGTTGGCTCCGGTCACCGAGGTGATGGCGAGGCCGGTGACGGTGTCGGTGACCAGGGCGCCGGCCAGCGAGCGGATCGCGGGGAGCTGGTTGTAGAGGCTGGTACCGGGGCACTCGGTGGCGAACCCGTCCCGGTGGCCGGAGATCTGCTGGAAGGGGTACTGCTTCCCGGCGGTGAACTGCTTGCGGTCCAGGCTGCTGCCGTCCGCCCCGGCGGTCAGCTGGACCGTGCCCGTGGGGTTGCCCTGGTACTGGCCGAGCTTCCAGGCGGCGAGGCGGGCGACCGCGTCGGTCGCGGCGCCGGAGGCCGGGGTCTGCGTGTGCATGCCCATCACGGCGATCCCGGCGGTGTCCCGGTTGAAGCCGTAGGTGTGCGCGCCCAGGACGGCCCGGTCCACCCCGCCCTTGCGGCCCTCGAAGATCGTGCCGCACTTGTCGACCACGAAGTTGTAGCCGATGTCCTTCCACTTGTTCGACTGCACGTGGTACGTGTGCAGCGCGCGCACCATGGCCGGGGAGTCGGCGCACGCGTAGTCGTTGGTCTGCGTGGTGTGGTGGACGAAGACCGCCTTGACCGAGGGCAGGTAGTCCGGCGCCTCGCTGTTGAGCGACTCGTCGGCCTTCCAGGCGGCCCGCGAGACGATCGTCGGCTGCGGGGCCGTGGACGGCGGTGCGGGCGGCAGCGGCGGGGTCGAGGAGGCGCTCGGTGTCGGCGTCGGGGTCGGTTTCGGCGAGGTGGACGGCTGCGGGGGCGCGGTGGTCGGGCTCGGCGTGGGGATCGGGGGCGCCGGGGTGGGCGACTGGGTGGTCGGGGTGGGGGCCGGTGGCTCGGGGGACGGCTCCGCCGGGGGCTCCGGGGAGGACGGCTCGGCGGACGGCGTCGGCTCGTCGGACGGGTCCTCGGCGGCGAACGCGGCGGGTTCCGCGGCGAACGCGGCCGGTTCGGCGGAGAGCGGGGTGGTGCTGCCGCCCGGGTCGACGGTGTCCAGCCGCAGCCCCGCGGGCAGCCCGGCCTTGGCACCGTCCGCGGTGCTGACCCGGACCTCGACGCCGTTCGACGGGCCGACCCAGCGCGGTTCGGTGGTGCCCCGGACGCCGGGCCGGCCGGCCTCGGTGCGCCCGTCGATCTCGGTGTCCAGGGGCAGCCAGCCGGTCCACCTGCCGGTGGCGGCCGAGCGGGTGCGGGCCTCGACCCGGCCGGTCACCTGGGCGGCGGGGTCGGTCCAGGTGACGCCGAGCAGACTGAACCGCTCGGTGGAGCGCTGCGTGAGGGAGGCGGCGGTGCCGTCCTCGGAGGTCTTGAGCGGGGTCCGGTACACATCCGCCTCCGCGGGAGCGGACTTGGCGTCCGCGTCACCGGCGGGGGTGGAGCTGCCCGTGACGCCCTGGAACACCAGGACGCCCGTCACGGCCGCGGTCGCGACGGCAGCCGTGGTCCATATTCTTCGCTGTGATCTCACGTGTGATTTCCCCGGGGGCTCTGGTGGAAGACATGGCATTCCGACCGGTCAGGCGCTGACCGGGGGCACGACGATGCGGTCGGCCCGGCCGGTGGGGCGACCCGGGACATGCTTGCGCGGGACAGTCTTCCATGCGATCGCTCACGACCGGGCCTGTTTCTTTCCGGATCGGTCGCGATGTGATCCGATCGTCCTTGTCGGAGGATCGGCCTTCGGGGGATCGTCCTTCTCGGGGGATGAGGGATCGGCCCCAGGGCCTGGAACGCTTCCGCCCTCCAGGCCCCTGGCCTCTGTTGCGGGTGCCGTGGGGTGCTGCGGGTGCCGCAGGCCGCTCTCAGGCGGCGAAATACCGGGACATCGAATTGCGGGCGTCCAGCTCCACCAGATCCGGCCGCGTGTACCGCTCGGCGCGTGCGTGATAGTCGAAGTCGCCCCGCACGAGCCCCCGGTAGTCCTGTACGCAGCGTTCGAGAGCGGCCTTGGTCGAGGCGCTGATGCCCGCCGCCTCGATTTCCTCGATCAGCTCCTTTTCGGCCCGCATCACGCGCTCGGCAATACGTGCCAGTTGAATTCCGGCCTCGTCGACGGCCTCCTGGAGCGTGGAGCCGCGGTCGCGCTGAATGAGCCGTACCGCATTGTGCTCATAGCCGAGAGCGGCCTCTTTCTCGAACGAGCAGATGTCGTTGCAGAGACCGGAATGATCGGTCACCGCGTTCCGCAGGGCGATGTACGCGGGCAGGCTGCGGGCGGAATCCGGCAGATCGATTCCGGCGATGATCTCATGCAGATCCAGGAACGGCTGCATGGCCACCGAGTCCCGGCGGTGCTTGGCGAAGTCCGCCCGGCTCGGCACCTGCCCGGCCGCCCGCTCCACCGCCTCGGCGTAGTAGGTCCAGAGCCAGGCCGCCGTGTCCCGCCGGAACTGGCGGTTCCACTGCGGGGACCGGTCGTGGCAGGTCCGGTCGCGCAGCCCGGCGAGCGCCTGCTCCATCGGCCCGCGCGGCGCCGCCCCGTCGAACACGTCGACCAGGCGGGTGATCGCGGCCTCGCACATCAGGGGGTCGCGCCCGGCCGGGCCGTCGTCGAACTCGTCGTCCACCAGGAAGGCCCAGAACAGCCATTGGCAGAAGAGGTCCAGATGGTCCTGCGACGCTTTCGGGAAGATGAGGGAGATCCAGAGTTCCGGCCGTGTGCGGATCATCTTCCTGCGGGCCGGAACGGAGAGAATCAGTCCCTCCGTTTCCGCCCATTCCCAGGCGGCTTCCCTGGTTTTCTCCAGACCCGGATTGCACCCTGCGCTGGCGAACGGCATGTGAAACGCCGGTAACGTTATCTGGCTCATTGCTGCCCCTCGTCGAATGAGTACGGACGGGCGATGCGCACCGCGCATTCCCGGTGATCGCGCATGGGCGCCGGCCCGGTCGGAACCGGCCGCCGGGCATTCGCCCGTCCGGGCCCCGGAGGGAACGTGCGAGGTGAGGCGGTCATCGGTGTCCTCTCTCCTCCACCGGGGGCCAGGTCGTGGCAGCAGGGTCGGCGGGCCGACGAGGGTGAACGCGTCACCATGCGTGAGGCCCAGTCAACCGCTAGTTGAGCGTTGAGGGAAGTCGGCCGTGACCGAAAGTGGGTGACCCCTGCAAATCTTGGGATCGCTTATGGGGGTGGAGTGCACTTCCGGGACTGGACGGGTTGCGGGTTCTGAACGGGACCACCCGGACGACCCGGACGAAAGACAGGTGTCCGGTGTCAGGCGTCCGGCGTTCAGGTGCGCTTGAAGAACTCGATCTCCCCGAGTGCGATCGGGCGGCCCCGGCGCTGGCCCGCCGCCTCCCGCAGGACGAGCTGGACGGAGACGACATCGCTGATGCCGGTCCGTACCGTCTGCTCGCCCGGCTTGTCGTTGAGCGTCAGCTCCTTCTTGTGGACCGTGCCGTCCTCCGTGGTGACGATCAGATCCGCCCGGACCGGCCGCGGCTCCTGCCGGAACTCCTCGGGCTCCGTGGACGCCCCGGTGTGCAGGACCACCCCGACCAGCCGGAACGGCGTACCGAAGGTGCACGTCAGCGAGGCGCCCAGGGCGGGTGCGCCCCAGTATTTGTTGGTCAGGCCGTCGACGGCCGCGCCTGCCGGATGACCGGGGGCGGCACCGCTCGCACTCACCCCGGAGGGGCTGATCTCCGCCGTGTCGCCGAGCTTGTCCCGTACGTCCTCGAAGAGCACGCGCCCGGCCGGCAGGAACAGGAAGCCCACGAAGAGCAGCCCGACGACCGCCAGGATCAGCAGGACGCGCCGCAGCGCCCGGCCCGACCGGACCCGCACCCGGCGGCGGAACGGCCACACCGTGCGCCACCACGGCAGGGGCGCGGACCCCTCCCTGGCCTGTAGAGGCGTCGCGCAGCGGCGGCAGAACCGGCGCCCGGGGAGGTTCGGGGTACCGCAGGACGGGCACGGCGGCCCGTCCGGCGCCTCGTCCTCCTCCACCGGCCGCACGACGGGCCGCCGCGCCACGGGCTTCGCGGGCTGGACTGCCCCGACGGGCGCCTCGGCCGGGGGCTCCGCCCGGGACGGCGTGGCGGGCGGAGCGGGGCGTACGGGGGCGGGCTGCGGGGGGAGTTGGGGGCGTACGGGCGGGGGAGCGGGAGCCGGAGCGGGGGTGGGTCGCGGTGGCTGTTGCGGTGCTACGGGGGTGGGCCGGGCAGCCGTCGGCGCGGTGCGCGGCCGGGGCGGGCGTGGGGGTGTCGCGGGGGGCGCCGGGTCCGCCGCCGGGCGCGGGGGCGTGATGGGCGGGGTGGGGGGTGCGGCCGGTGCGGAGGGGGTGGCGGGCGCGGTGGTCGGGGGTGCCGGTGCCTCCGGGGCTGTTGAAGCCGTGGGTGCCGTCGGTTCTGCTGAAGCCGTCGGTGGTGCCGGTTCCGTGGACGGAGCGGGTACGGGGTCCGGTGCCGCACGGCGCTCGCGTACGGGCTCCGGCGCAGGCTCGGGCTCCGGGGCCGACCGCCGTTCCGGCTCCGGCTCCGGTCCCGGTTCGGGCGCGGGCGTACGCTCCGGCTCCCGCGCACGTTCGGGCGCCGGTTCCGGTTCCGGAAAGGGCTCCGGCTCCCGCGTCGCCGAAGCGCGTCGAGGCTCCGTCGACCACCCCAGGTACGACCCGCAGTTGCCGCAGAAGTCGTCGTCCTCGCGGTTCGCCGTACCGCACGCCGGACACGAGCGCATCGCGTCAGCCTTCCGTTTCTACGGTCGTCCCGGGCGCCTGCTCGGGCGGGCCCGGCAGGATCTCCACCCGGCAGGTGAGGTGGACGGGGCACGAGGCCGTGACGACGTCCAGGACCCGGTTCTCGTCCACCGTGACCCCGGGGGCCACCGGCCAGACCCGTACGAGCAGTTCACCGGTCGGGGCCGGAGGCAGCTCCGTACCGGACTCGGACGACCATGCCACGCCTCCGCCGTCCCGTACATCGGCGTGCACGCCGAAGCAGAGGCGGAGGTGTTCGACCAGGCCGCGCCGGGTGGAGCGCCACCGGTGCAGCTCCACCGCGCGGGCCACCACGGCCCGTTGCAGCTCCGGCGGCCAGGCCGGGTCGATGCCCGCGCCCACCCAGGTCGCCAGCCACGGCAGGAAGTCGGCCGGGGCCAGGGCCGGGTCGAAATAGGCGGGCAGGTTGTCCAGGGTGGACAGGACCGGCGCCAGGACCGTGTCGAGGCCCGCCGTGAAGCGCTGGGCCAGGTCGTCGTCGGCGTACAGGGCGGGCAGCAGCTCGCCGATCGGGTAGCGGCTGGGCAGCCCGGGGACGGCGGCCCGGCTCATACGCCCTCACCCGGCCCGCTCGCCGTGACGATCACCTGGTGCTGGTGGGAGAAGACCAGCGCGCCCGGAGCCACGTCGATCCGGTCCACCGCGCCGCCGCGCCGCCCGGAGATCGGGTCGGCCGGGAAGAGCCGGACGTCCTCGACCAGCCCGGCGCCCCGCACCCCTTGGAGCACGGCGAACACCTCCCCGTACTGCACCGGTCGCCCGAACGGCCACCCCGCACCGTCCGCACCGCCCCGCAGCGGGTCGATGTGGCGGAACAGGGCCTCCAGCGCCTCCGCGCGCACCCGGTCCACGTCGGCCGGTGCCGCGACCAGCCGGGCGACCACGGTGACGCCCTGGTAGGCGGGCGGCTCCACGACGAGCCGGGTGCCCACCAGACGGCGTTCGTCCAGGCGTTCCGCCACCGCCGCCAACACCTGGTCGGAGGGGATCAGCTGCTCGAACCGCAGGTGGCCGCCCTCGTCGGGGACCGCGTCCGGCACCACCAGGACCCGTACCGCACCGGCCTCGCCCGGGACGGCCGGCAGACACCGGACCCGGCGCAGGGAGGGGGCCGCCTCGTGGGCGATGACCTCGTAGTCCCGTGCGGTGACGGCCCGTTCCTGCACGCGCAGGATGTTGGGCGCGCGCACCTTGGCGTTCTCGACGGTCTCCCCGTCCACGCCGCCGGCCGCCGCCTCCCGGTTGTCGACGCCCGCGACGTACGGGACCGAGCTGCGCAGTACGGAGATCGCACCCCGCGCCACGTTCCCGGCCGACCCGCCGCCCGTGCGGTAGCGGGGGACGCGGAGCTGGGCGCCCTTCTCCGGGACCGCGCCGTACGCGCGCATCGTGCCGTCCGGCTCCCGCACCTCCGGCGGGAACGCGAACTCCCCGGAGACCGCGTCGATCCGGACGTGCCGGTCACCGGGCGAGGAGGCGCCGAAGTGCTCCACGGGCGTCCAGACCTGCCAGCCCTCGGCGGTCGACACCTGGACCACCGGCGGCTCCCCGTCCATCAGCAGCGGCACCCGGCTCACCGAGAACCGCTGCCCGGCGACGCCCTCCGACTCCCCGAGGGGCACGTCGACGACGGTCTCCGCGTGTTCGACGGCGGCCGTGCCGCCCACCGTGAAGACCTCGGCCTCCCGGATCGTCGGCGACTCGGAGTAGAACGGCTGGCCCGGCTCGGGCGGCGTCACCCGGCAGCGCAGCCACCCCGCCCGCGTACCGGCGACGACGGACGCGGTGTGCCCGGCCGGGACGAACACGATGACCTCGCCGGGCCGGTTGAGCCCGCCGGTGGTGTCGTCACCCGTCGCGCACTCCACCCAGCGCGCCCCGTCCCACGCCTCCCAGACGAGCGGAGGCTGACGCGGGTCGACACCCACGCCCTCCACCCGGCTGTCCAGGCGTACGGCGACGATGCAGCGCGGTACGGCGGTGGGCAGCCCGAACAGCATCGCGTCCCCCGGCTCCGGGCGCGGCGAGAAGCACGGGATGTCCTTGCCCGCGCCCAGCGGCCCGGTGCGGTCGGTCTGGTCGCCGGTCTTCGGCGCGGTCACCAGCCGGACCAGCTCGCTCGGCACGATCGGCAGGTCCTCGGAGGTGGTGAACACCACCGGCTCCTCGGCCTCGCCCCGCGCGGTCGCCACCTCCGTACCGGCGGACAGGTGCACGGTCTCCGGCTGCGGCGCGGAGAGCCAGAAGTCGACCTCGGCGCGGGCCACGGTCGGCGGGAACAGGGTCACGCCGAGCAGGTCGAGGAAGGCCGCGTAGTTCTTGTCGGGCACCCGGTTCAGCCGGTACAGCAGCTGGTCGACCATGTACGCGAACGTCTCGATCAGCGTGACCCCGGGGTCCGACACATTGTGGTCGGTCCACTCGGGGGAGCGCTGCTGGACGTACCGCTTGGCCTCGTCGACGAGCTGCTGGAAGCGCCGGTCGTCCAGGTTGGGGGAGGGCAGGACCATCAGCGCACACCTGCTTCCGAGGAGCCCTCTTCGGACGGGATCGTGTAGAACGGGAAGACCAGGTTGCGCAGGTCGTTGGTGGCCCGCACGGTGTAGCGCACGTCGATGTAGAGCGTGCCCTCCTCGATCGCGTCGAACGCGATCACCACGTCCGTCACCTCGATGCGCGGCTCCCAGCGCTCCAGGGACGTACGGACCTCCTGGGCGATCCGCCCGGCCGTCGCGCCGTCACCGGGCGCGAAGACGTAGTCGTGGATGCCGCAGCCGAACTCGGGCCGCATCGGCCGCTCACCCGGTGCCGTACCGAGGATCAGCCCGATGGCCTCCTCGATCTCCTTGTCCCGCTCCACCAGGGCGATCCCGCCCGTCGCACCGGTCCGCAGCGGGAAGCCCCAGCCGCGCCCGATGAAGCCGCTGCCGCGCGCGATGTATCCGCCGCCGTTTCCGGTCCCGGTGTATCCACCGCCGTTTCCGGTGTATCCGTCGCCGCTCACATCGGGCCCCCGATCAGGACGTTCGGCGCGCCGCTGATGATCGGCGCGCCGCAGGTGGTCTTGTCTCCCATGCGGGCGGCGGGCAGTCCGCCGATCAGCACCGGGCCGCCGACGGCCACGGCCGGGTTGGGCATGATCACGTTGCCCGGCCCGAGCGCCGCGTGCGGGGGGACCACGCACACGTGCAGGCTCCCGGTGACGGCCGCGGGCCGGCCGCCGATCAGCACGGTGGCCACGGTCACCGCGCCCGGGGGCGGGGTGCCGATGACGCCGCCGTGGGCGGTGCTGTCGCCCGAGCGGGCTGCGGGGGGCATGGCCGGGGTTCTCCTTGCTGTGAAAGGTGATTGAGGAATCGTCAGGGGATGTGTTTACGGGGTCAGTTGATGCGGATCAGCTTGGCCTTCAGCACGGCGAGCAGTCCGCCGTCCACGGTGACGCCCGTCTTGCCGTTGATGGTCACCGACCTTCCCTTGACCTCGACGTTCCCCGTACCGGCATCGAGGGTGATGCCCGACGAGGAGAGCGTCACGGAGCTCTGCGGCCGCTTGGAGCCGGGGGCGAAGACAGTGAGGGCGATCTCGTTCTTCCGCTCGTCCAGAGTGACTTCGAGCCGCTTGTTGCCGCTGGCCAGCCGGACCCCGGACGGGCCGCGCGGAGTGTCGAGGAGTTC
Proteins encoded in this window:
- a CDS encoding peptidoglycan recognition protein translates to MRSQRRIWTTAAVATAAVTGVLVFQGVTGSSTPAGDADAKSAPAEADVYRTPLKTSEDGTAASLTQRSTERFSLLGVTWTDPAAQVTGRVEARTRSAATGRWTGWLPLDTEIDGRTEAGRPGVRGTTEPRWVGPSNGVEVRVSTADGAKAGLPAGLRLDTVDPGGSTTPLSAEPAAFAAEPAAFAAEDPSDEPTPSAEPSSPEPPAEPSPEPPAPTPTTQSPTPAPPIPTPSPTTAPPQPSTSPKPTPTPTPSASSTPPLPPAPPSTAPQPTIVSRAAWKADESLNSEAPDYLPSVKAVFVHHTTQTNDYACADSPAMVRALHTYHVQSNKWKDIGYNFVVDKCGTIFEGRKGGVDRAVLGAHTYGFNRDTAGIAVMGMHTQTPASGAATDAVARLAAWKLGQYQGNPTGTVQLTAGADGSSLDRKQFTAGKQYPFQQISGHRDGFATECPGTSLYNQLPAIRSLAGALVTDTVTGLAITSVTGANASGATYHTKSAITVSWKSATPAAFVKQYELLVGGKPVATVAGNVTSAPATLAAGKHSVQVRATHQSGKVTTSAAATVIADRTAPAFTTKPALTLRPGTVDTAAVPLTLTWKATDATALKEVRLTAPLARTYGPTVGTAPHTAKSGAATAWKMTAYDHAGNTAAASVSGTPVILQETAAKKTGKWTSKSSSSYLGGKSLTSSTKDAGLTWTFTGRSAAWVVSRAATSGQAYVYVDGKKVATVDLKSASTKYRDAIWTRSWATSAKHTVKIVVVGTKGRPALTTDGLVYLK
- a CDS encoding terpene synthase family protein → MPFASAGCNPGLEKTREAAWEWAETEGLILSVPARRKMIRTRPELWISLIFPKASQDHLDLFCQWLFWAFLVDDEFDDGPAGRDPLMCEAAITRLVDVFDGAAPRGPMEQALAGLRDRTCHDRSPQWNRQFRRDTAAWLWTYYAEAVERAAGQVPSRADFAKHRRDSVAMQPFLDLHEIIAGIDLPDSARSLPAYIALRNAVTDHSGLCNDICSFEKEAALGYEHNAVRLIQRDRGSTLQEAVDEAGIQLARIAERVMRAEKELIEEIEAAGISASTKAALERCVQDYRGLVRGDFDYHARAERYTRPDLVELDARNSMSRYFAA
- a CDS encoding zinc ribbon domain-containing protein, with protein sequence MARRPVVRPVEEDEAPDGPPCPSCGTPNLPGRRFCRRCATPLQAREGSAPLPWWRTVWPFRRRVRVRSGRALRRVLLILAVVGLLFVGFLFLPAGRVLFEDVRDKLGDTAEISPSGVSASGAAPGHPAGAAVDGLTNKYWGAPALGASLTCTFGTPFRLVGVVLHTGASTEPEEFRQEPRPVRADLIVTTEDGTVHKKELTLNDKPGEQTVRTGISDVVSVQLVLREAAGQRRGRPIALGEIEFFKRT
- a CDS encoding phage tail protein is translated as MSRAAVPGLPSRYPIGELLPALYADDDLAQRFTAGLDTVLAPVLSTLDNLPAYFDPALAPADFLPWLATWVGAGIDPAWPPELQRAVVARAVELHRWRSTRRGLVEHLRLCFGVHADVRDGGGVAWSSESGTELPPAPTGELLVRVWPVAPGVTVDENRVLDVVTASCPVHLTCRVEILPGPPEQAPGTTVETEG
- a CDS encoding putative baseplate assembly protein gives rise to the protein MVLPSPNLDDRRFQQLVDEAKRYVQQRSPEWTDHNVSDPGVTLIETFAYMVDQLLYRLNRVPDKNYAAFLDLLGVTLFPPTVARAEVDFWLSAPQPETVHLSAGTEVATARGEAEEPVVFTTSEDLPIVPSELVRLVTAPKTGDQTDRTGPLGAGKDIPCFSPRPEPGDAMLFGLPTAVPRCIVAVRLDSRVEGVGVDPRQPPLVWEAWDGARWVECATGDDTTGGLNRPGEVIVFVPAGHTASVVAGTRAGWLRCRVTPPEPGQPFYSESPTIREAEVFTVGGTAAVEHAETVVDVPLGESEGVAGQRFSVSRVPLLMDGEPPVVQVSTAEGWQVWTPVEHFGASSPGDRHVRIDAVSGEFAFPPEVREPDGTMRAYGAVPEKGAQLRVPRYRTGGGSAGNVARGAISVLRSSVPYVAGVDNREAAAGGVDGETVENAKVRAPNILRVQERAVTARDYEVIAHEAAPSLRRVRCLPAVPGEAGAVRVLVVPDAVPDEGGHLRFEQLIPSDQVLAAVAERLDERRLVGTRLVVEPPAYQGVTVVARLVAAPADVDRVRAEALEALFRHIDPLRGGADGAGWPFGRPVQYGEVFAVLQGVRGAGLVEDVRLFPADPISGRRGGAVDRIDVAPGALVFSHQHQVIVTASGPGEGV
- a CDS encoding GPW/gp25 family protein; this translates as MARGSGFIGRGWGFPLRTGATGGIALVERDKEIEEAIGLILGTAPGERPMRPEFGCGIHDYVFAPGDGATAGRIAQEVRTSLERWEPRIEVTDVVIAFDAIEEGTLYIDVRYTVRATNDLRNLVFPFYTIPSEEGSSEAGVR
- a CDS encoding PAAR domain-containing protein — translated: MPPAARSGDSTAHGGVIGTPPPGAVTVATVLIGGRPAAVTGSLHVCVVPPHAALGPGNVIMPNPAVAVGGPVLIGGLPAARMGDKTTCGAPIISGAPNVLIGGPM